The Candidatus Neomarinimicrobiota bacterium genome window below encodes:
- a CDS encoding NADH-quinone oxidoreductase subunit J — MTGSFFFYFFAAVTLTSALLVVLNRNAVYSAVLLVFCFFSLAVIFLLLEAYFLAILEILIYAGAIMVLFLFVIMLLSLGREKAQEHFRYLQRGLSLFLVIVFFLGILLIFLSDSGILHQPQGTFVAGGVNALGEALFTKYLLPFEVASLLLLVALIGTVYLAKRKI, encoded by the coding sequence ATGACAGGAAGTTTTTTCTTCTACTTTTTTGCAGCTGTTACTCTCACTTCGGCGCTGCTGGTGGTACTGAATCGAAACGCTGTCTATAGTGCCGTCCTGCTGGTTTTTTGTTTTTTTTCTCTGGCGGTGATATTCTTGCTGCTGGAGGCTTACTTTCTGGCCATCCTTGAAATTCTTATCTATGCAGGTGCTATTATGGTTCTCTTCCTATTCGTGATCATGCTCCTGAGCCTCGGGCGTGAGAAAGCTCAAGAACATTTCAGGTATTTACAGCGAGGGCTGTCACTTTTTCTTGTCATAGTGTTTTTCCTTGGTATTTTGCTCATTTTTCTGAGCGATTCAGGTATTTTGCATCAACCTCAAGGGACGTTTGTCGCCGGCGGGGTGAACGCACTGGGAGAAGCGCTCTTCACCAAATACCTATTACCCTTCGAAGTGGCTTCGCTGTTACTCCTTGTGGCTCTCATTGGCACAGT